The Mercurialis annua linkage group LG7, ddMerAnnu1.2, whole genome shotgun sequence genome includes the window tgaatgatatatgattattcaagagatgtgtcgcatgctaggatattagtttcgtacggatcaaatacctgtttatatgttttatattattatcttcttaagatgcgatgtgatatttttattaataccgttaataacttgcaagctcactcagtatttcccaaaatactgaccccctcacagtgtttcctttcaggtgaccggagtcggatcagacagaccatctcctttgtgtcggaagcctttttggcttacacaaagtacgagtttgtttagagctgcagtagtcagtaggtgtcagtataagatttatgatttgatttcaaacgatattaaaatgtgaactctgatataaattttataaataagttatttgGAAAGATGGCGTtaatccgtttgaatttgataccaattgctgtgagtggaattggtgatgtttgtgatccgaaacagggcggtgctggatatgagatatcgctcggtaagaccctggtttctaagaattgtttcgcgaatgttttcagaaaaggaatacgatattttaataattagattatattatttaaagaagatttctgataacgtattatatataataatatgttttaatcgcgaaaaaatttacagtgattttaggcttgctacgggttccggagttaccactcccgttccctagcgccggtcgcggctcaataatttgggtcgtgacaatatggCTCCCAcgcttaacttttttttctttagacatgttatatttgtttatttggcAAATAAAATTTGCATGTTAGTTTAACACGCACATACACACACGATATATTagttcatatttatttttttagatatatttgGTTCTGATTTGTGGTCATGAAATTGGGAGATTTAATGATCATGTATGGCACAAGGCATGATTTCCAATAAATTCCCTATTTTATAAGGctatttttcttttaacattGGGGAAGGAAAATATATCTTAGCAAAATGTTGTGCACTGTGCAtattatttgagttataactcattggttGTGAGGTTATTTTTATATGTGTGTTTCAGTGTGAATTGCTTTAGGAGTCTCCTATAGTTGATGGAAAATAAAATGGCTTGCATATGATTTGCTGATGCTGCTGCTGTTTTGATGTATTTCTATTGTATGGTTTGGAGTAATGATTGTGTGTTTTATGGGATGAAACCTCAAATATATGCTACTTATGTTAGCTTTAGTTGACTGATGCACCTTAGCTTTAAGGTCGAAAAATTATACTACTAaggtatatatttatatttttttagagattttaaaaataagatgGTCAACTGCCCACCATAAACTCTTTGTAAGCCCGTCCCTGTTTATAGCATTGACCATTGACATATTAACCCTCCCATTAGGCGACTTTACATGCACTTTGTTTCTGAAATTCCATATATTCCATAACCCAGCACAAAAGACTTCCTTGTGTACCTTGGACAACTGCTAAAAGACTTCATGAAACTAGTTCCCAAAGTCATTGCCAGTGAGCGCACAAGGACAGTGAGAAATAGACATGGAGGATCAGAAAGTTGCATCCACTTTGCAATCTCTAAGAATATGAGTATCAACCTCCACATCACCGCTAGAGTCATATAACATATGATAAGAGACACCTCTTTTTTCAGAGATTCAAAGGTAGGAAAAGCTCGATTAACCAATCTCCAAATGAATTTTCGAAATTTTATGGGGATGTTGAGGTCCCAAATCTGCTTTCATTTGAGAGAGTCAAGCAATGTACCCTGGCCCTGTCACACTTCGGGGTTAAGTAAGTTGGAAGCAATGGGATATCTAGAGTTCACTTTATAACAACCGTCCCTCGAACCCGTCCAGAATAAGGAATCTAGAGGCCCTACGAAGCTTAAAGGCATGCTTATGATCCGGTCCACCTCACAGGCAGGGAATAAGTGACTAATCAAGCCTTCGTTCCATTTTATCTCGTTCGGAAGCAATATATTATCAACTGAAGCATCGACAACCCAAGTAATCGGAGGGGTGGGTGGAAGGAGCTTGCCTATAGGATAGTTCCATTTATCTTCCTAAATACGAATAGAGTTACCGGTTATAACTCTCTATTGCAGCCCAGAATTCAGAGTTGGCAGGGACCCTCAAATGCTACCTAAGTAATTCTTGGGTTGAATCCCAAAGGAGCAGAGAAGATGTCTTGCCTAGGAAAGTACCGCGCCTTGATCAATCTTTTAAATTTaggtttatctaattttttatttattgtaaaatttaaaagggGTATTTCTATTAAATAGCATCACCTTTagcgttttttgcaatttaagcacataCTACAAAGTGTCTCAATTGTTAACCCAAACTTTCCAATCCTTTTAATTATTAGCACATGTCGTATTTCCGGCATCTGAAATCCCACGTGACTCGCCGGATTGCCTCGTCAGCGCCAGCGTGGCATTCTTTATGTGACGTCATTTTGGATTATTCCTACCAAAtaacacgaactaccattttgtctcaaatattagcacaacctttcaaatatttttaaattttagcctaaaaCCTGTTTCCGGCTATTGGTATCATATGCGCACATTTAAGAATAATTAGTGTCGTTtcacgtgtttcacacgtggctcgcaGTGTGAttcgtcaaattattaaataatatttaaaataatagttaattaggaatagtttatcatatataatactttggatgattaatttaatagtttaacgttttaaattgataataaaattttataattataaagaatttaaataaaaaaatcaaataataattaaaatattaatttattaaaagtagtttaacttatttagaattttatatgatttacatataattaaaatagtaattgttaaatatttaaaatagtttattttaatatagtagtttaatttaattagtactctaaatTAGCTTagcatagtagtttattttagttagtactctttttctaataattatctcaatataGCCTAAACAGGttttaggctaaaatttaaaaatatttgaaaggttgtgctaatatttgagaTAAAATGGTAATTCGTGTTATTTGGTAGGAAtaatccaaaacgacgtcgCTAAAGAAAGCCACGCTGGCGCTGACGAGGCAATCCGGCGAGCCATGTGGAATTTCAGATGCCGGAAATGCGACCTGTGCTAATAATTAAAAGGATCGGAAAGTTTGGGCTAATAATTGAGACACTTTGTAGtatgtgcttaaattgcaaaaaatgctaaaggtggtgctatttaataggaataccccaatttaaaattaattataaaattaatttattagaattttgtttcattaaattaatcatgattttaaattagttttagttaGTGTTAATTAAGgttgattaaaaatattaattatttttaaatatgtggCGGCGGGAGTGAAAGATGGCGGAGCCTAAAATTTCGAGATGAATTTTTTCTCCggataaatatgaaattttgagataaaatggtgttaattaaattaattataattctaaataaatttgtTTGATTTAGATTTAAGTTTAGtaagaattaattaaattaatttggattttaatgagttaattaaaaaatattaattatttttaaatatatacaaaatttataataatataatataagtaatcattttgattttggttaaATTATCATATGGTTTGTCATGTGGTTTGGTTGAATTGGGACCGTTACTATATTATCAATTCGTTGAATGCGTAGTGTTCAATTCGATTTAAAAATAGCTATAAAAGGTACAAACTATACAAAAACGGGTTAAATGtgccaatttttaaaagtttaaatataacTTGTAAAATCAGTAAAAGTTTGGtaatttttagttattaaaccttttttaaatattaaggttcattttaattatgcgttaaatataaaaaatatatatttaaatatttgtttaagTGTGTTTAGtaaaaattaatacaatttaattaaaaatacaaaaattaagttatgattttgaaaaattaggaATATAAAAGAAATATGTGATGAGTTACTGGATATtaggttttaaaattttaatagtaaaattaGCATATAATCTGCGCGATGTAGCGgaatatcataatttattttgttattataaatttaataataatattatttatcaaatttaatattaattatatcatttaagtTTATTATGccattttctttataaaattattatgaaaaTCTTTTACAATTTAttacaaatataattattaaatttttttataacatatgATGGcagttttattaatattatccaccataatttatttttcttatttttaaaaatcaagacTCTAGAAAAAAAAGTTAGTAATTTAAAGGGATTACTATACTTTTGGTGTGTGAACTTTTTACAAAATAACAAGTtagtttttgaacaaaaatttaTCACGAATCGGTGTGTGAACTTattagaaaattataaattggtgtTTTTAGCAGGTCACCAACAAGTTACAGGTTATCCTAATGTATTGAATTGacattttttcatttggaaaaaaattcaaaaaaattctttatttttatcctatatataaattagatatttatgttattaattGTACAAAAAAACCATTTTCATCACAAAATTAAacacttaaatatttttttatttaattaatattaattactataattaaaaatattcaatgCGACTCAACATCGTCTACTGTTTCACGGATCTACCATTATCCGATTTACGGATACACCgcgaaaaataaataaaaaattaattttttcaatttataataaaaatattaaaagccGAATTACAGACCCTCCGAATTACGGATGGGCCCAAAATTTGGACCCACTAGGACCCAACAGAGCTCCTTCTCCGGGGTTTGAGAAGGAGAAGCTCCTTCTCATGAAGGAGCAAGCAGCTCCCTCTCAAATGAGTAGGAGCGAGCTGCTCCCTCTCAAATGAGTAGGAGCGAGCTGCTCCTTCTCAAAATGAGAAGGAGCGGCGCTCTTGCTCCTTCTTAAAGGAGCAGGCTGCTCTTTTTCCGGCGGATCTTCGTGGGTCCGAAAACATAActctgtattttaattttttttatttaaaaaagattaaaaaaattaaaaataattaattaattttttatttagggtttatttgaacgtttttaaagatgaaggatTAAAACTGAAATAACGAAAAAGTTTGAATAATGGTTAAAGTCAGAAACTGGCAAATACACTGCTTCGTAATTATTCAACAAGTTGCAACACCAGTTTGATACAAAATAAAGTTCAAACACCATATCGTCATtttgtaaaaagttgaaacactaaAAGTATAGTAATCCcgtaatttaaattgtaatttgtGAAAATGATTTGGTGGCGATGGGAATGACATATACagactaatattttaaaataaataacaaatttaaaacgctcatattaaataaataaatacaattatggAAAGTGTAGTatgaaaaatttagaaaaacatTTATCATGAAACTTTTATTATTATGcacaatttattttgattatttaaaatgaaaaatatcttTAGTTTTCTCTTTAAACTATTGCATATTAATTgtctttttgattaaatttaggGCTTAAGAGTTAGTTTTTCATCTTATTTTTGCCCTATTGTTTAAGAGAAGGGGACGGTTGGGATTGAAAGAATAATTAGGCATCAAACAGTATAAATGCAGAGTTAGGGTTTTAGTGAGACGGAGAGACAGAAATAGCAGGCGGCGATTAAAAAATGAAGACCATATTGTCGTCGGAGACGATGGATATTCCGGACGGCGTTAAGATAAAGGTGAACGCCAAGGTGATAGAGGTGGAGGGACCTCGAGGGAAGCTGATCCGCAACTTCAAGCACCTGAACCTCGATTTCCAGCTGATCAAGGACGACTCCACCGGAAAACGCAAGCTGAAGATCGAGGCTTGGTTCGGCACCCGGAAGACCAGCGCCGCCATCAGAACCGCTCTCAGCCACGTCGAGAATCTCATCACCGGCGTCACCAAAGGGTACCGCTATAAGATGAGATTCGTGTACGCTCACTTTCCCATCAACGCCTCGATTACGAACTCCAACACTGCTATTGAGATCCGTAACTTTCTTGGCGAGAAGAAGGTAATGAATTACTCTGCTCTGCTTGTACTATAAATATAAGGCAATGATTTACTTTTATCTAAGAGATGGTATTGATTTCGGTTTATGTAGGTAAGGAAAGTTGATCTGTTGGAAGGCGTAACCGTGCTCCGTTCCGAGAAGGTTAAGGACGAGCTTGTTTTGGATGGAAATGATATTGAACTCGTTTCTCGTTCGTGTGCGCTCATTAACCAGGTCCTCTCTCGTAttcgcttgaatttttttatgtcaataGCATCTGCTGTTTTAAGTCCTCTGATTCAATCCCTTTTGACTTGTAGAAATGTcatgtgaagaagaaagataTCAGGAAATTCCTCGACGGTATATATGTCAGCGAGAAAGGCGCCATTGTTGCGGAGGAATGAGTTTCTTCTCTATGCATTTTTGGTTTAGGTTATGCAACTTCAGACTTTGGTTTTCTGTCAGGTTTTGTTAAGCTGTTTGGTTTTTATAATTGGTATGAATCTTGGTTTTTATAATTGGTTGAGAATGTTAggattttataatctttttggGTTTCATAGCTAGTATTagttaaaatgatttatttttatttttgcagttAGAATTCTTGTTATGTTAGCTTCCATCCAGGACATTTCAGGACtagaaaatgtttaaataatctaataaggagctaaaatttaaagttaaaactGAAAGTTATGAGATTATTAACCAAGTCTAGTAGGCTTTTACATACGTAAGTATTAGAAATAGTAATATTTTGATTCATAATAATGTACTAAAATGAATGCAACAGAAACAGATATTAGAGTTGTGGGTAAAATCTTCCCAGGTCTGCATCCTTATCCTCATCATCGTGCTTTGGTCACTGTTTCCGACTTCATGCCGTTCTAATCTCCTTAGATTTTGCCTCATCGTCTCCTTTCTCGGCATTGCATCTAAACCCAAAGCTGTAACCACAGTGATAATATCAACTCCATATTCTCATGAACATGCTCATTGTCACCATTCTCCATATCAGACAAATTATTGATGCTAAATATCACCACAAACTTATCAGTTCGTCGTCCAAATGGAGTTCGATAGTTTTCCAGAAGAATAACCCTTTCCAGCAGACTTCGTAGCTAAATCAAATGGTTCTGAATTTAGTTCAAAAGATTCATCTGTTGGAGTGCCAGGAACTTCctcatttttttcttctccGTCATCATGTAAGAGTGGTGAAAGTTTATCAGCAACATGAACTTGAATACTTTCATCCCAACCAATCAAATGAATAATTCAAAATAACTTCAATATGCAATCAAAATTAACATCAATAGACAATACGCAAATTGAGGGAGCGGAAAATACTAAACAAAATCATACATGTCGACATCTTTGCTAGAGTAAATATGCAAATTAGGTTCCTCTTTAATAATAGCTTCTCTGTTCATTCTGCAGGTGCAATAAAAAATCATCCATTTCATCATTTTGTACTGTTGATTCATCTAGTTGCCTGTTCCAAATCATACAACATTAAGGGTTAACCACAAAACTACCCAAAAATCACTTAACTTTCAAATATATGctctaaatcaaaaaaaaaatctaaaaaaataaaatcttttcACATTTTAGGTACTTATTTctaactataaaaaataaaattttcccaAATTTTAAATCAGATTTTTTTACATCCAATTAACATCCAGAATTCAAACttggagagattcttaggtagactcagtctaccacgtcatccgtagactaatctatcatattatgacacatcattaaaatagtggcactatcataattttgtttattacttatttacactttgggatagtaatattacgatagtgccattattttaatgacgtgttataatatgataggtttagtctacggatgacgtggtggactgagtctacctaagaatttctctcaAACTTGATCCAAACTGAAACCCTAaattcaaaacaataaaaataaacccTAATCTAAAATTCCAAATtgtaattacaaaataaaacctaGTCTGATTCGACAATTAACTTCGAGAGGCCAAAGCGGACGGCTGGATTCAGTCCAAACTTAATAGCAATAGCTTCATCTACATCAACTGGCCAGAAGGCTGCTGTTCCAAAACCAGCTGCCATTACCACCAATTTAGAAGAATCTCTGATGATGACACCAAGACCCATTTTACCAGATTCAACGCACACTATTGCATCGGTGTTCATCTTGAGCATATTCGCTTGAGGGGGTTTCAACGAGATTGTGAGGGTCTGTTTTGAGCTGTACAGTGAAGGTAGGCAGTTTGGTAGTCTAGCAAATGATTTATAGCGATGACCACTGACATATTAACCCTCCCATTAGGTGACTTTACATGCACTTTATTTCTAAAATTCCATATGTTCCATAACCCAACACAAAATACTTCTTTATGGACCTTGGACAGCTGCGAAAAGACTTCATGAAACTAGTTCCCAAAGTCATTGCTAGTGAGCGCAAAAGGATAGAGAGAAATAGGCATGGAGGACCAGAAAGTTGCAGCCACTTtgcaatctctaaaaatatgagtATCAACCTCCACGTCACTGCAGGAGTCACATAACATATGATAAGAGGGACCTCTTTTTCTCAGAGATTCAAAAGTAGGAAAAGCTCGGTTAACCAATCTCCAAATGAAATGTCGAaatttgggggggggggggggaatgTTGAGGTCCCAAATCTCCTTCCATTTGAGAGAGTCAAGCGATGTACCCTGGGCCTGTTGCACTTCGGGGTTAAGGCGCGGCATATATGTTGAAAATCAATTCGATTCAAAAAATAGCTATAAAAGgtacaaaatatacaaaaacGGGTTAAATGtgccaatttttaaaagtttaaatataacTTGTAAAATCAGTACAAGTTTGGTAAATTTTAGTTATTAagctttttttaaatattaaggttCATTTCAATTATgcgttaaatataaaaatatatatatttatatatttgttttactgtgattagtaaaaattaatacaatttaattaaaaatataaaaattaaagggttaattccaataaaataccaaatctttatggattttgtcagttataaccaaacctttaaaaattgtATATTCTAGCCAATTTTGGgatatttgaaaccttttctaGCCATTCATGAATAAAACCGAAATATTTGCTATTCGCCAATGGGATAAACTAACCGATTTTGAATGATTTCAATagaaaaagtttcaaatatcTTGTATCATTCAAAATCGGTTAGTTTAGTTCATTGACGTATGACAAAATTTTCGGTTTTATTTACGAATGGttaaaaaaagtttcaaatatcccaaaattggctaaaatagacaatttttaaagttttgattataattgataaaatccGTAAAGATTTGGTAATTTATTGAGATTAacccaaaattaaattatgattttgaaaagttggaaatataatagaaaaatgTGATGTGTTATTCGATATTAGGTTTTAAAAtggcttaatatatagtttaacccctgaacttgtacccttttacccatctaaccccaaaacttaacgtctcacctatcgaatctctaaacttgttaaataatctaatttgacccctgaacttgatgaatacgtaaacattgaacccctccgtacacattcagtggtcaaatcggattatttaacaaattcagaagtttgataggtgagacgttaaatttagaTGTTAGATGAGTAAAAAAGtgcaagttcaggggtcaaactatgtattcagccttTTAAAATGATAAGGAAGCTAGAAATTGAAAACACGTCAAGACCATAATTTCAACTGTTTAAATTGCTCGGACTCAAATTATGCAATTTAGCCTGTCTAAGCATTTCCTTTAGGCG containing:
- the LOC126657771 gene encoding 60S ribosomal protein L9, whose protein sequence is MKTILSSETMDIPDGVKIKVNAKVIEVEGPRGKLIRNFKHLNLDFQLIKDDSTGKRKLKIEAWFGTRKTSAAIRTALSHVENLITGVTKGYRYKMRFVYAHFPINASITNSNTAIEIRNFLGEKKVRKVDLLEGVTVLRSEKVKDELVLDGNDIELVSRSCALINQKCHVKKKDIRKFLDGIYVSEKGAIVAEE